The following are encoded together in the Citrobacter arsenatis genome:
- a CDS encoding MBL fold metallo-hydrolase, with product MKRLTVCVVVIMLIAAAASLPFVLNAGFGQAPQGAQLSQVEQSPHYRDGQFHNQVPTPGYTGNKGMLAAWWEFLVAKRENARPAQPLPLVATDLAGLAPQQDTLVWLGHSSWYLQLAGQRILIDPVFSNYAAPFSFLNKAFAGDYPWTAQTMPEIDLLIISHDHYDHLDLATIKALMPKIKRVITPLGVGSHLRYWGMRSEIIEERDWNQSVRVTDSLIVHVLPARHFSGRGIKRNQTLWASFMFETPEQNVYYSGDSGYGPHFKAIGEQFGSVDLAIMENGQYDQDWKFIHMMPEETAQAAADLHAKAVLPGHAGRFVLAKHTWDDPYKRLALASRHQDYRLLTPMLGEPVILSEPEQPFTAWWQQATQ from the coding sequence ATGAAGCGTCTCACAGTTTGTGTGGTTGTTATTATGCTTATTGCTGCAGCTGCAAGTTTACCGTTTGTACTCAATGCCGGATTTGGTCAGGCACCGCAAGGGGCACAACTGAGTCAGGTTGAACAGTCACCACACTATCGTGATGGACAGTTTCATAACCAGGTGCCGACACCGGGCTATACCGGCAACAAAGGTATGCTGGCGGCCTGGTGGGAGTTTCTGGTTGCAAAGCGTGAAAATGCGCGCCCGGCGCAGCCGTTACCGCTGGTGGCGACCGATCTCGCAGGGCTTGCGCCGCAGCAGGATACTCTGGTCTGGCTGGGCCACTCCTCGTGGTACCTGCAACTGGCGGGTCAACGTATCCTGATCGATCCGGTGTTTAGTAACTATGCCGCACCGTTTTCATTCCTGAATAAAGCCTTTGCCGGAGATTATCCGTGGACCGCGCAGACGATGCCGGAGATCGATCTGCTCATTATCTCGCACGATCACTATGACCATCTGGATCTCGCCACTATCAAGGCGCTAATGCCGAAAATTAAGCGGGTGATTACGCCGCTCGGCGTTGGGTCGCATCTGCGTTACTGGGGGATGCGCAGCGAGATAATCGAAGAGCGGGACTGGAATCAGTCCGTCAGAGTGACGGATTCGCTGATCGTTCATGTGCTGCCTGCTCGTCATTTTTCAGGGCGCGGCATTAAGCGTAATCAGACGCTGTGGGCGAGTTTCATGTTTGAAACGCCGGAACAGAACGTTTATTACAGCGGCGATTCCGGCTATGGACCGCATTTCAAAGCCATCGGCGAGCAGTTTGGCTCGGTTGACCTGGCGATTATGGAGAACGGTCAGTATGACCAGGACTGGAAGTTTATTCACATGATGCCGGAAGAGACGGCACAGGCCGCGGCAGATTTGCATGCGAAAGCCGTGTTGCCAGGGCATGCCGGCCGTTTCGTTCTGGCGAAACATACCTGGGATGATCCCTATAAACGACTGGCACTTGCCAGCCGTCATCAGGATTACCGACTGCTGACGCCAATGCTGGGTGAACCGGTAATACTGTCCGAACCGGAGCAACCATTTACGGCCTGGTGGCAACAGGCGACTCAATGA
- the nfsB gene encoding oxygen-insensitive NAD(P)H nitroreductase → MDIVSVALKRYSTKAFDPNKKLTAEQAEKLKTLLQFSPSSTNSQPWHFIVASTEEGKARVAKSAAGGFVFNERKMLDASHVVVFCAKTAMDDAWLERVVDQEESDGRFATPEAKAANHKGRTFFADMHRKELKDDNHWMAKQVYLNVGNFLLGVAAMGLDAVPIEGFDAAVMDAEFGLKEKGFTSVVVVPVGHHSVEDFNAALPKSRLPLETTLTEV, encoded by the coding sequence ATGGATATTGTTTCTGTCGCCTTAAAACGTTACTCCACTAAGGCATTCGATCCGAATAAAAAACTGACCGCTGAGCAGGCCGAAAAATTAAAAACGCTGCTGCAGTTTAGCCCGTCCAGCACCAACTCTCAGCCGTGGCACTTTATCGTTGCCAGCACTGAAGAAGGTAAGGCGCGTGTGGCAAAATCCGCAGCCGGCGGCTTTGTATTCAACGAACGTAAAATGCTGGATGCTTCCCACGTCGTGGTGTTCTGCGCCAAAACGGCAATGGACGATGCATGGCTGGAGCGCGTGGTGGATCAGGAAGAGAGCGATGGTCGTTTCGCTACCCCTGAAGCTAAAGCCGCAAACCATAAAGGCCGTACCTTCTTTGCCGACATGCATCGCAAAGAGCTGAAAGATGACAACCATTGGATGGCAAAACAGGTTTACCTCAACGTCGGTAACTTCCTGCTGGGCGTTGCGGCAATGGGTCTGGATGCTGTGCCGATCGAAGGCTTTGATGCGGCGGTCATGGATGCAGAATTTGGCCTGAAAGAAAAAGGTTTCACCAGCGTAGTGGTGGTCCCGGTGGGTCATCACAGCGTAGAAGATTTCAACGCCGCGCTGCCGAAATCTCGTCTGCCGCTGGAAACGACGCTGACGGAAGTCTAA
- a CDS encoding TetR/AcrR family transcriptional regulator, whose translation MARPKSEDKKLALLEAATTAFAQSGIAASTAVIARNAGVAEGTLFRYFATKDDLINELYLFLKQDLCQSMMANLDRSVTDAKTMTHYIWNSYISWGLNHTCGHRTIRQLAVSEKISKETEQQADDMFPELRDLCHRSVRPEFMSDEYRAFGDALFLSLAETTMEFAARDTARAKDYISMGFEAMWRALTREEK comes from the coding sequence GTGGCTCGTCCGAAGAGTGAAGACAAAAAACTGGCATTACTGGAAGCTGCAACCACAGCATTTGCACAATCAGGTATTGCGGCGTCTACCGCCGTGATAGCCCGCAATGCAGGAGTTGCGGAGGGAACCTTGTTTCGCTATTTCGCGACCAAAGATGATTTGATCAACGAGCTTTACCTCTTTTTGAAGCAAGACCTCTGTCAGTCGATGATGGCAAATCTGGATCGCTCAGTGACCGATGCCAAAACCATGACTCACTACATCTGGAACAGCTACATTAGCTGGGGCCTGAACCACACCTGCGGGCATCGCACGATTCGCCAGTTGGCCGTCAGCGAGAAAATCAGCAAAGAAACAGAACAACAGGCTGACGATATGTTCCCGGAACTGCGCGATCTTTGTCATCGCTCCGTACGACCCGAGTTTATGTCTGACGAGTATCGCGCCTTTGGCGACGCGTTGTTTCTTTCTCTGGCGGAGACCACCATGGAGTTCGCCGCCCGCGACACGGCCCGCGCAAAAGACTATATATCGATGGGGTTTGAAGCCATGTGGCGCGCACTGACCCGCGAGGAAAAATAA
- a CDS encoding RamA family antibiotic efflux transcriptional regulator, producing the protein MTISAQVIDTIVEWIDDNLNQPLRIDDIARHAGYSKWHLQRLFMQYKGESLGRYIRERKLLLAARDLRDTDQKVYDICLKYGFDSQQTFTRIFTRTFSQPPGAYRKENHSRTH; encoded by the coding sequence ATGACGATTTCTGCTCAGGTAATTGATACGATTGTTGAATGGATTGATGATAATTTGAATCAGCCATTGCGCATTGATGATATTGCGCGCCATGCGGGATATTCCAAATGGCACCTGCAGCGTCTTTTTATGCAGTACAAAGGCGAGAGCCTCGGGCGTTACATTCGCGAACGTAAGCTGCTACTGGCGGCGCGTGATCTACGCGATACCGACCAGAAAGTGTACGACATCTGTTTGAAATACGGATTTGATTCGCAGCAGACCTTTACGCGTATTTTTACCCGTACGTTCAGCCAGCCGCCGGGCGCTTATCGCAAAGAAAATCATAGCCGTACGCATTAA
- a CDS encoding DUF1158 family protein yields the protein MKHPLESLMTVAGILLLAFLSCLLLPAPSLGLVLAQKLVAIFHLMDLNQFYTLLFCLWFLLLGVLEYLLLRFIWRRWFSLAD from the coding sequence ATGAAACACCCGCTTGAATCACTGATGACTGTCGCAGGGATCCTGCTACTGGCTTTTTTGTCTTGCCTGCTGCTGCCCGCGCCCTCACTTGGCCTGGTGCTGGCGCAAAAACTCGTCGCCATTTTTCATCTGATGGATCTCAACCAGTTTTATACTTTGCTGTTTTGTCTGTGGTTTTTACTGCTGGGCGTGCTTGAATATTTGCTGCTGCGTTTTATCTGGCGGCGCTGGTTCTCGCTGGCGGATTAG
- a CDS encoding MmcQ/YjbR family DNA-binding protein — protein sequence MDGQTLHACAKRLALELPFTEHCWPFGPEYDVFKVGGKIFMIILEQHGRQIVNLKADPQKSLLNQQIYPSIKPGYHMNKKHWISVNPGDDITESLLAELVNDSWHRVVDGLPKREQKRLRPG from the coding sequence ATGGACGGCCAGACCCTGCATGCCTGTGCGAAGCGCCTTGCGCTCGAACTGCCTTTTACCGAGCACTGCTGGCCATTCGGCCCGGAATACGACGTCTTCAAGGTCGGCGGCAAAATTTTTATGATTATCCTGGAGCAACATGGACGCCAGATAGTCAATCTAAAAGCAGACCCACAGAAGTCACTGTTAAACCAGCAGATCTACCCCAGCATTAAGCCCGGTTATCACATGAATAAAAAACACTGGATCTCGGTCAACCCTGGCGACGACATTACCGAGTCATTACTGGCAGAACTGGTGAATGATTCATGGCACCGGGTGGTGGATGGCCTGCCCAAACGAGAGCAAAAGCGCCTGCGGCCTGGCTGA
- a CDS encoding sugar phosphate isomerase/epimerase family protein codes for MKTIKGPGIFLAQFIGDRPPFNTLEGVAKWAAELGYKALQIPCNHKSLFDVEQAAVSQAYCDDIRGMLAGHGLVISELSTHLEGQLVAVHPAYDEAFDGFAPPSVRANPQARQAWAIEILHQAAAASQRLGLTAHATFSGSLAWPFFYPWPPHNRQRFEEAFLALARRWKPILDRFDHHGVDICFEIHPGEDLHDGVTFERFLALVNNHPRCNILYDPSHLLLQQMDYLGFIDVYHSRIKAFHVKDAEYHASSRSGVYGGFQPWLDRAGRFRSLGDGQVDFKTIFSKLTQYDFPGWAVLEWECCLKDAQTGAREGSDFIRRHIIPVSSRAFDDFAAGDEVRK; via the coding sequence ATGAAAACCATCAAGGGGCCTGGCATTTTTCTGGCGCAATTTATCGGGGATCGCCCGCCATTTAACACCCTGGAAGGCGTGGCAAAATGGGCGGCGGAGCTGGGCTATAAGGCATTACAGATCCCGTGTAATCACAAGTCGCTGTTTGATGTCGAACAAGCTGCCGTAAGTCAGGCCTATTGTGATGATATTCGTGGGATGCTGGCCGGGCATGGGCTGGTGATTAGCGAATTATCCACTCATCTTGAAGGCCAGTTGGTTGCCGTCCATCCGGCCTACGATGAAGCTTTTGACGGATTTGCTCCGCCATCTGTACGTGCTAACCCGCAGGCCCGACAGGCGTGGGCCATCGAAATCTTACATCAGGCCGCTGCGGCTTCGCAACGGCTGGGGCTGACAGCGCATGCCACATTTTCAGGTTCGCTCGCCTGGCCTTTCTTTTATCCGTGGCCACCGCATAACCGTCAGCGCTTTGAAGAGGCATTTCTGGCGCTGGCGCGCCGCTGGAAACCGATTCTCGATCGCTTTGATCATCATGGGGTGGATATTTGTTTTGAGATCCATCCCGGTGAAGATCTGCACGATGGCGTGACGTTCGAGCGCTTTCTGGCGCTGGTAAATAATCATCCTCGCTGCAACATTCTCTATGACCCGAGCCATCTGTTATTGCAGCAGATGGATTATCTTGGGTTTATAGACGTCTACCACTCGCGTATTAAAGCGTTTCACGTCAAGGATGCTGAGTACCACGCCAGTAGCCGCAGCGGTGTCTATGGCGGTTTTCAGCCGTGGCTCGATCGCGCCGGGCGCTTCCGTTCTTTGGGGGACGGGCAGGTCGATTTCAAAACGATCTTCAGCAAGCTCACACAATATGATTTCCCTGGCTGGGCGGTACTGGAATGGGAGTGTTGCCTGAAAGACGCGCAAACCGGGGCGCGTGAGGGGAGCGATTTTATACGCCGCCATATTATTCCGGTTTCTTCACGCGCATTTGATGATTTCGCCGCAGGAGACGAGGTACGCAAATGA
- a CDS encoding mechanosensitive ion channel family protein, which translates to MQELISQVEELGIEINHTTSLVMIFGIIFITAIIVHVILHWVVLRAFEKRANASSRLWLQIITQNKLFHRLAFTLQGIIVNIQAALWLQKGSEAAEILVTCAQLWIMMYALLSLFSLLDVILNLSQKLPAASQLPLKGIFQGVKLISAILVGILMISLLIGQSPAILISGLGAMAAVLMLVFKDPILGLVAGIQLSANDMLKLGDWLEMPKYGADGAVIDIGLTTVKVRNWDNTITTIPTWSLVSDSFKNWSGMSASGGRRIKRSISIDATSIHFLDEDERQRLHKAHLLKPYLTTRHQEIDEWNQQLDAPESVLNHRQMTNIGTFRAYLNEYLRHHPRIRKDMTLMVRQLAPDDHGLPIEIYAFTNTVVWLEYESIQADIFDHIFAVVEEFGLRIHQSPTGNDIRALSGAFQR; encoded by the coding sequence ATGCAGGAATTGATATCTCAGGTAGAAGAACTCGGCATTGAAATAAATCACACCACCTCACTGGTGATGATTTTTGGCATTATTTTTATCACCGCCATTATTGTTCACGTTATTTTGCACTGGGTGGTATTACGCGCATTTGAAAAGCGCGCCAACGCCAGCTCCCGCCTGTGGCTACAAATCATCACGCAGAACAAGTTATTTCACCGGCTGGCATTCACCCTGCAGGGTATCATTGTCAATATACAGGCCGCACTCTGGCTACAGAAAGGTAGCGAAGCAGCAGAAATATTAGTGACCTGCGCGCAGCTGTGGATCATGATGTACGCCCTGCTATCCCTGTTTTCCCTGCTGGACGTTATTCTCAATCTGTCGCAAAAACTCCCTGCGGCATCGCAATTGCCGCTAAAAGGCATATTTCAGGGCGTTAAGCTAATCAGCGCAATTCTCGTCGGAATATTGATGATTTCCCTGCTGATTGGTCAGTCACCGGCAATACTGATAAGTGGTCTGGGTGCGATGGCCGCCGTGTTAATGCTGGTGTTTAAAGATCCGATTCTCGGTCTGGTGGCCGGAATACAGCTCTCCGCCAACGATATGTTAAAGCTTGGCGACTGGCTGGAGATGCCGAAATACGGTGCCGATGGCGCGGTTATTGATATTGGTTTAACCACCGTCAAAGTGCGCAACTGGGATAACACCATCACCACTATTCCCACCTGGTCACTGGTATCAGACTCATTTAAAAACTGGAGTGGAATGTCGGCTTCCGGTGGGCGAAGAATTAAGCGCAGTATCAGCATCGATGCCACCAGCATCCATTTTCTTGATGAAGATGAGCGCCAGCGTCTGCATAAAGCGCACCTGCTGAAACCGTATTTAACCACGCGTCATCAGGAAATTGACGAGTGGAATCAGCAATTAGATGCGCCTGAATCGGTATTGAATCACCGCCAGATGACCAATATTGGCACCTTCCGCGCTTATCTGAACGAATATTTGCGTCATCATCCGCGTATTCGCAAAGATATGACGTTAATGGTGCGCCAGCTTGCGCCGGACGATCACGGTTTACCGATCGAAATCTATGCCTTTACCAATACGGTAGTTTGGCTGGAATATGAAAGTATTCAGGCTGATATCTTCGACCATATCTTTGCCGTCGTCGAAGAGTTTGGCTTGCGCATTCATCAGTCGCCAACCGGAAACGATATTCGTGCGCTGTCGGGCGCGTTTCAGCGATAA
- a CDS encoding MFS transporter: protein MVSTTESSGKQSVRYRLLVPRLSLMMFLQFFIWGSWSVTLGLVMSQHNMSLLIGDAFSAGPIASILSPFVLGMLVDRFFASQKVMAVMHLAGAAILWFVPQALVAQNGALLIGLLFGYTLCYMPTLALTNNIAFHSLSDKDKTFPVVRVFGTIGWIVAGIFIGVTGISDTTGIFTLAAVISVILALYSLTLPNTPAPAKGLPVKVRDLFCADAFALLKVRHFFVFSLCATLISVPLGTYYAYTASFLADAGVGDVSTAMSFGQMSEIFFMLVIPFLFRRLGVKYMLLIGMCAWFVRYAFFALGISEEGRFLLYLGILLHGVCYDFFFVVGFIYTDRIAGEKVKGQAQSMIVMFTYGIGMLLGSQISGALYNRLVAGQTVPQAWTTFWWIPAVAAAVIAVIFLFSFKYDEKEQA, encoded by the coding sequence ATGGTGTCAACAACCGAAAGTAGTGGAAAACAGAGCGTACGGTACCGGCTGCTGGTACCCCGGCTGTCGCTAATGATGTTCTTACAGTTCTTTATCTGGGGAAGTTGGTCCGTCACGCTGGGGCTGGTGATGAGCCAGCACAACATGTCGTTGCTGATTGGCGATGCGTTTTCAGCCGGGCCAATAGCCTCTATTCTGTCGCCGTTTGTCTTAGGGATGCTGGTAGACCGCTTCTTTGCCTCACAAAAGGTGATGGCGGTGATGCATCTTGCGGGCGCGGCGATCCTGTGGTTTGTTCCGCAGGCATTGGTGGCGCAAAACGGTGCGCTGCTGATTGGTCTGCTGTTTGGCTACACGTTGTGCTACATGCCAACGCTGGCGCTGACTAACAACATTGCTTTTCATAGCCTGTCGGATAAGGACAAAACCTTCCCGGTGGTGCGGGTGTTTGGCACCATTGGCTGGATTGTCGCGGGGATTTTTATCGGCGTAACCGGGATTTCGGACACCACCGGCATCTTTACGCTGGCGGCGGTTATTTCTGTGATTCTCGCCCTTTACAGCCTGACATTGCCCAACACGCCAGCACCGGCGAAAGGATTGCCGGTCAAAGTTCGCGATCTGTTTTGTGCAGATGCTTTCGCCTTACTCAAGGTTCGTCACTTTTTTGTCTTCTCACTCTGCGCGACGCTTATCTCTGTACCATTGGGAACCTATTACGCATATACCGCGTCGTTTCTGGCTGATGCGGGCGTTGGCGACGTCAGTACAGCAATGTCGTTCGGTCAGATGTCTGAAATCTTCTTCATGCTGGTGATCCCGTTCCTGTTCAGACGCCTGGGCGTGAAATACATGCTGTTAATCGGGATGTGCGCCTGGTTCGTGCGTTATGCATTCTTTGCACTTGGCATCAGCGAAGAGGGGCGATTCCTGCTGTATCTCGGCATTCTGCTGCACGGCGTATGCTACGACTTCTTTTTCGTGGTCGGCTTTATTTACACCGATCGTATCGCCGGGGAGAAAGTGAAAGGTCAGGCGCAAAGCATGATCGTTATGTTTACCTATGGGATCGGTATGCTGCTTGGCTCGCAAATTTCAGGCGCACTGTACAACCGGCTGGTGGCGGGGCAAACGGTGCCTCAGGCGTGGACCACATTCTGGTGGATCCCGGCAGTGGCTGCTGCGGTGATTGCCGTGATTTTCCTTTTCTCTTTCAAGTACGACGAGAAAGAGCAGGCGTAA
- a CDS encoding Gfo/Idh/MocA family protein: MIQVGIIGSGFIGPAHIEALRRLGGVNVVALCDSSLEVAQDRADALHIPQAYGSVEALLAHPGLQVVHNCTPNHLHADINRQILRAGLHVFSEKPLCMTSDEARELEMLAQQAGVVHGVSFVYRQFAMVQQAASMVKSGSVGRLFAVQGSYLQDWMLLETDYNWRVDAALGGNSRAVADIGSHWCDTVQFVTGKRIVEVMADLAIVWPVRKASIASNATFGQQTADLQFEDKAVTTEDAGSILVRFDDGSKGCFNVSQVSAGRKNHLIFEINGSQSSLHWDQETPQQLWVGYRQQANQILTDDPALMNSDVAASAHFPGGHIEGWPDAFKNMMQQFYQAVQAGKMPVMAERRFASFSDGADVMYIIDAIIKSHQQQRWISVQR; the protein is encoded by the coding sequence ATGATACAGGTTGGCATTATTGGCAGCGGATTTATTGGGCCTGCGCATATCGAGGCGTTGCGCCGACTCGGCGGTGTGAACGTGGTGGCGCTCTGTGATAGCTCGCTGGAGGTTGCTCAGGATCGCGCAGATGCACTGCATATTCCTCAGGCGTACGGCAGCGTAGAGGCGCTGTTGGCGCATCCTGGACTGCAGGTGGTGCATAACTGTACGCCGAATCATCTGCATGCCGACATCAATCGGCAGATTTTACGCGCGGGTCTGCATGTATTTTCAGAAAAGCCGCTGTGCATGACATCTGATGAGGCCCGTGAACTGGAAATGCTGGCTCAGCAGGCAGGAGTGGTGCACGGCGTGAGCTTTGTTTATCGCCAGTTTGCGATGGTGCAGCAGGCGGCCAGTATGGTTAAAAGCGGCAGCGTGGGCCGTCTGTTTGCCGTACAGGGGAGCTATTTGCAGGACTGGATGCTGCTGGAGACTGATTACAACTGGCGGGTCGATGCTGCACTGGGCGGCAACTCGCGGGCGGTAGCGGATATCGGTTCACACTGGTGCGACACGGTGCAATTCGTCACGGGAAAACGTATTGTCGAAGTGATGGCCGATTTGGCTATCGTTTGGCCGGTACGTAAAGCCAGCATCGCCAGTAATGCTACGTTTGGCCAGCAAACGGCTGACCTGCAATTTGAGGATAAAGCGGTTACAACGGAAGATGCGGGATCGATACTGGTTCGTTTTGATGATGGCAGTAAAGGCTGCTTTAACGTTTCGCAGGTGAGTGCCGGGCGCAAGAATCACCTGATCTTTGAAATTAACGGTAGCCAGAGTTCACTGCACTGGGATCAGGAAACGCCGCAGCAGCTTTGGGTCGGGTATCGTCAACAGGCGAACCAGATCCTCACGGACGACCCTGCATTGATGAATTCGGATGTTGCCGCCAGTGCTCACTTTCCGGGCGGGCATATTGAGGGCTGGCCGGATGCGTTCAAGAATATGATGCAGCAGTTCTATCAGGCGGTGCAGGCAGGCAAAATGCCCGTGATGGCGGAGCGTCGCTTTGCGTCATTTTCTGATGGTGCAGATGTGATGTACATCATTGATGCGATTATAAAAAGCCATCAGCAACAGCGCTGGATATCAGTCCAGCGCTAA
- a CDS encoding LacI family DNA-binding transcriptional regulator, which yields MSIQKIAQLAGVSVATVSRVLNNSDTVKEKNRERVLQAIKESNYQPNLLARQLRTARSSMILVMVSNIANPFCAEVVKGIEEEAEKNGYRILLCNSGSDTARSKSALKLLSGKIVDGIITMDAFSKLPELTTLIGDAPWVQCAEYADKGAVSCVGINDVDAAQSVISHLVEKGYRRIALINHDLSYKYARLRERGYKAALHALSLEYQAVEYASELSSSAGIAAMKTILAAEVKPDAVFAVSDTLAAGAMRAIFNAGLQIPQDVAVVGFDGTELAEMVSPQLSTIEQPSRDIGRKAVGLLLNKIENPDAQTERVMMDWRYISRAST from the coding sequence ATGTCTATTCAAAAAATCGCCCAGCTTGCCGGTGTGTCGGTGGCGACGGTATCACGTGTGCTGAACAACAGTGATACCGTCAAAGAAAAAAATCGCGAGCGAGTATTGCAGGCTATTAAGGAAAGCAATTATCAGCCCAACCTGCTGGCGCGTCAGCTTCGTACAGCGCGCAGTTCGATGATTCTGGTGATGGTTTCCAACATCGCCAACCCTTTTTGTGCTGAGGTCGTTAAAGGCATTGAAGAGGAGGCGGAGAAGAATGGCTATCGCATTTTGCTGTGTAATTCCGGCTCGGATACGGCCCGTTCGAAATCGGCGCTGAAACTGTTATCAGGGAAAATCGTCGATGGCATCATCACCATGGATGCATTTTCAAAATTACCGGAACTGACCACGTTGATTGGCGATGCTCCCTGGGTTCAGTGCGCGGAATACGCTGATAAAGGTGCGGTTTCCTGCGTAGGGATTAACGATGTTGACGCCGCGCAGTCGGTCATATCTCACCTGGTAGAAAAGGGTTATCGACGCATTGCGTTAATCAATCATGACCTGAGTTATAAATACGCCCGCTTGCGCGAGCGCGGCTATAAAGCGGCGCTGCATGCGCTGTCGCTGGAGTATCAGGCCGTGGAATACGCCAGTGAATTGAGTTCCAGCGCAGGAATAGCGGCGATGAAAACAATACTTGCTGCAGAGGTGAAACCCGACGCGGTGTTTGCCGTATCGGACACGCTGGCCGCTGGCGCGATGCGTGCTATTTTCAATGCCGGATTACAGATACCCCAGGATGTCGCGGTCGTCGGATTCGACGGTACGGAACTGGCCGAAATGGTTTCCCCTCAGCTTTCGACCATTGAGCAGCCGTCACGGGATATAGGACGCAAAGCGGTAGGATTGCTGCTGAATAAAATAGAAAATCCTGACGCGCAGACGGAAAGGGTGATGATGGACTGGCGCTATATTTCACGCGCCAGTACCTGA
- a CDS encoding YbdK family carboxylate-amine ligase — protein sequence MPLPDFHVSDPFTLGIELEMQVVNPPGYDLSQDSSRLIDAVKPQLTAGEVKHDITESMLEMATGVCRNIDQASAELSTMQQVISRVAAEHHLAICGGGTHPFQKWQRQEVCDDERYRRNLENFGYLIQQATVFGQHVHIGCANGDDAIYLLHGLSRFVPHFIALSAASPYMQTSDTRFACARLNIFSGFPDNGPMPWVNNWQEFVGLFRRLAYTSMIDSIKDLHWDIRPSPHFGTVEVRVMDTPLTLEHAVNMAGLIQATAHWLLTKRPFKHQERDYLLYKFNRFQACRFGMAGIVTDVNTGDGHRLVDDTLRLLENVAASADKVGATSAIEALRLQVKHGHDEAQNMRDFVAEGGSLSGLVKKHCEIWAGL from the coding sequence ATGCCGCTTCCCGATTTTCATGTTTCCGACCCTTTTACGTTAGGCATTGAACTGGAAATGCAGGTGGTCAATCCTCCGGGCTACGACCTGAGCCAGGACTCTTCCCGGCTGATTGATGCCGTAAAGCCTCAACTCACAGCAGGAGAAGTGAAGCACGATATCACGGAAAGTATGCTGGAGATGGCGACCGGGGTTTGTCGCAATATCGACCAGGCGAGTGCTGAATTATCTACCATGCAGCAGGTAATCTCGCGGGTTGCCGCAGAGCATCACCTCGCCATCTGTGGCGGGGGGACTCACCCGTTTCAAAAATGGCAACGTCAGGAAGTCTGCGATGACGAACGCTATCGACGTAACCTGGAAAATTTTGGCTATCTTATCCAGCAGGCGACGGTGTTCGGCCAGCATGTGCATATCGGCTGCGCAAACGGCGACGATGCAATTTACCTCCTGCACGGCCTGTCGCGATTTGTTCCCCATTTTATTGCGCTCTCGGCTGCTTCTCCTTATATGCAGACCTCCGACACGCGGTTTGCCTGCGCACGGCTGAATATTTTCTCCGGATTTCCCGATAATGGCCCGATGCCATGGGTGAATAACTGGCAGGAATTTGTGGGGTTATTCCGTCGGCTGGCTTACACCAGCATGATTGATAGCATTAAAGATTTACACTGGGATATCCGCCCCAGCCCGCACTTTGGCACGGTAGAAGTTCGGGTAATGGATACGCCGCTGACCCTTGAGCATGCGGTCAATATGGCAGGACTTATTCAAGCTACTGCCCACTGGTTACTCACCAAACGCCCGTTCAAACACCAGGAGCGCGATTATCTGCTGTATAAATTTAACCGTTTCCAGGCCTGCCGTTTTGGTATGGCGGGAATCGTCACCGACGTGAATACGGGCGATGGGCATCGCCTGGTGGATGACACGCTACGGCTACTGGAGAATGTTGCCGCCTCTGCGGATAAAGTGGGTGCGACCAGCGCGATTGAAGCCTTACGCCTACAGGTTAAACATGGTCATGACGAAGCACAGAATATGCGTGATTTCGTGGCGGAAGGGGGATCGTTGAGTGGTCTGGTGAAAAAGCATTGTGAGATTTGGGCGGGGTTGTAA